The Huiozyma naganishii CBS 8797 chromosome 1, complete genome genome window below encodes:
- the KNAG0A06790 gene encoding bZIP transcription factor (similar to Saccharomyces cerevisiae YAP3 (YHL009C); ancestral locus Anc_2.493) produces the protein MRRCCGRGSGIREEEDEPAQTLLGAESGERLGRMDRMDTQMDFFEVLRQRQDAAGAVGGAGPFDEADGQEELASSLMYVSPPHNEKSFEQIGFGVGNGDGGGTGSFVLTPENSSASQSGTHDIDSGGGAAASTSGGAGLDEKKKAQNRAAQKAYRERKEARMKDLEYKLRESELHREKLYREVEELRRANFQIQTTNRHLLQQCEKKQREGAANTMTTVQPSQQRYVFPTEGQCFENMASSKQSTAQGSEGILLTVPDTWEYLHKLSRTVDFDVSQVMDSLRGLEVCNGQGASYLKKNVDEMVANATV, from the coding sequence atGAGACGGTGCTGTGGACGTGGCAGTGGGATAAgagaggaagaggacgagCCAGCACAGACCTTGTTGGGAGCGGAGAGTGGAGAGCGGCTTGGCAGGATGGACAGGATGGACACACAGATGGATTTCTTTGAGGTGTTGAGGCAGAGACAGGATGCGGCCGGGGCCGTTGGTGGTGCCGGTCCTTTTGATGAGGCGGACGGGCAAGAGGAGTTGGCGAGTAGTTTGATGTATGTGTCGCCACCGCACAACGAGAAGTCGTTTGAGCAGATCGGGTTTGGTGTTGGTAACGGTGACGGGGGTGGCACTGGGTCGTTTGTGTTGACTCCCGAGAACTCGTCGGCGTCGCAGTCTGGGACTCACGATATTGAttctggtggtggtgctgctgctagTACCAGTGGTGGTGCGGGGCTCgacgagaagaagaaggcgcAGAATAGAGCTGCTCAGAAGGCGTACAGGGAGAGGAAAGAGGCCCGTATGAAGGATCTGGAGTATAAACTGAGAGAGAGTGAGTTACACAGAGAGAAACTGTACAGAGAGGTCGAGGAGTTGAGAAGGGCAAATTTCCAAATACAGACTACCAACAGACATTTATTACAGCAGTGtgaaaagaaacagagagaAGGTGCTGCGAATACAATGACCACGGTGCAACCGTCACAACAGAGGTACGTGTTCCCAACGGAGGGTCAgtgttttgaaaatatgGCCAGCTCGAAACAGAGCACAGCACAGGGGAGTGAGGGCATTCTATTGACGGTGCCCGACACGTGGGAGTACCTCCACAAACTGTCCCGGACTGTGGATTTCGATGTATCACAGGTGATGGACTCACTGAGAGGGCTGGAAGTTTGCAACGGGCAAGGTGCGTCGTacctgaagaagaacgtcgaCGAAATGGTCGCCAATGCAACAGTGTGA